From Coffea arabica cultivar ET-39 chromosome 2e, Coffea Arabica ET-39 HiFi, whole genome shotgun sequence, the proteins below share one genomic window:
- the LOC113731099 gene encoding receptor-like serine/threonine-protein kinase At1g78530, which yields MHLSERKNNSMLIIYANLPFYCLQSLLLDENMVAHVSDFGMTKFLDEENSVLHTKTLATLGYLAPEYGLEGQVSTRVDVYSFGIVLMETFSRMKPSDEMFEDDLSLKSWIEESLPNATTQVIDANLLGRQDEHFNEKLECISVIFKLALSCCAKCPRDRTNMKDVVATLQKIKRQIKMMPRFET from the exons ATGCATTTATCTGAAAGAAAAAACAATTCAATGTTGATTATATATGCAAATTTGCCTTTCTATTGTCTTCAAAGCCTATTGCTCGACGAAAATATGGTTGCTCATGTAAGTGATTTTGGCATGACAAAGTTTTTGGATGAAGAAAATAGTGTTCTGCATACCAAGACACTTGCAACGCTTGGATACTTGGCACCAg AGTATGGACTTGAAGGGCAGGTGTCAACAAGGGTTGATGTTTATAGTTTTGGTATAGTTTTGATGGAAACCTTTTCAAGAATGAAGCCTAGTGATGAAATGTTCGAAGATGATTTGAGCCTGAAGAGTTGGATTGAAGAATCTCTGCCTAATGCAACCACTCAGGTTATAGATGCAAACTTACTTGGGCGGCAAGATGAGCATTTCAATGAGAAATTGGAGTGTATTTCAGTGATCTTCAAATTGGCTTTGAGTTGCTGTGCTAAGTGCCCGCGAGATCGGACTAATATGAAGGATGTTGTGGCAACACTTCAAAAGATAAAACGTCAAATTAA GATGATGCCAAGATTTGAAACATGA